One segment of Hippopotamus amphibius kiboko isolate mHipAmp2 chromosome 2, mHipAmp2.hap2, whole genome shotgun sequence DNA contains the following:
- the FEM1B gene encoding protein fem-1 homolog B, with product MEGLAGYVYKAASEGKVLTLAALLLNRSESDIRYLLGYVSQQGGQRSTPLIIAARNGHAKVVRLLLEHYRVQTQQTGTVRFDGYVIDGATALWCAAGAGHFEVVKLLVSHGANVNHTTVTNSTPLRAACFDGRLDIVKYLVENNANISIANKYDNTCLMIAAYKGHTDVVRYLLEQRADPNAKAHCGATALHFAAEAGHIDIVKELIKWRAAIVVNGHGMTPLKVAAESCKADVVELLLSHADCDRRSRIEALELLGASFANDRENYDIMKTYHYLYLAMLERFQDGDNILEKEVLPPIHAYGNRTECRNPQELESIRQDRDALHMEGLIVRERILGADNIDVSHPIIYRGAVYADNMEFEQCIKLWLHALHLRQKGNRNTHKDLLRFAQVFSQMIHLNETVKAPDIECVLRCSVLEIEQSMNRVKNIPDADVHSAMDNYECNLYTFLYLVCISTKTQCSEEDQCKINKQIYNLIHLDPRTREGFTLLHLAVNSNTPVDDFHTNDVCSFPNALVTKLLLDCGAEVNAVDNEGNSALHIIVQYNRPISDFLTLHSIIISLVEAGAHTDMTNKQNKTPLDKSTTGVSEILLKTQMKMSLKCLAARAVRANDINYQDQIPRTLEEFVGFH from the exons ATGGAGGGCCTGGCCGGCTATGTATACAAGGCGGCCAGCGAGGGCAAGGTGCTGACTCTGGCCGCCTTGCTTCTCAACCGGTCTGAAAGCGACATCCGCTATCTGCTCGGCTATGTCAGCCAGCAGGGAGGGCAGCGCTCCACGCCCCTCATCATTGCAGCCCGCAATGGGCACGCCAAGGTGGTGCGCTTGCTGCTAGAACATTACCGGGTGCAGACTCAGCAGACTGGCACCGTCCGCTTCGACGG GTATGTCATTGATGGTGCCACTGCTCTTTGGTGTGCAGCAGGAGCAGGGCATTTTGAAGTTGTTAAGCTTCTAGTCAGTCATGGAGCCAACGTGAACCATACTACAGTAACTAACTCGACCCCTCTGCGGGCAGCATGCTTTGATGGCAGATTGGACATTGTGAAATATTTGGTTGAAAATAATGCCAACATCAGCATTGCCAATAAGTATGACAACACCTGCCTAATGATTGCAGCATATAAGGGACACACTGATGTGGTCAGATACCTTTTAGAACAACGTGCTGATCCAAATGCTAAAGCACATTGTGGGGCCACAGCATTGCACTTTGCAGCTGAAGCTGGGCACATAGATATTGTGAAAGAGCTGATAAAGTGGCGTGCTGCTATAGTAGTGAACGGCCATGGGATGACGCCATTAAAAGTAGCTGCGGAAAGCTGTAAAGCTGATGTTGTCGAACTGTTGCTCTCTCACGCTGATTGTGACCGAAGAAGTCGGATTGAAGCTTTGGAGCTCTTGGGTGCCTCCTTTGCAAATGACCGTGAGAACTATGACATCATGAAGACATACCACTATTTATATTTAGCTATGTTGGAGAGGTTTCAAGATGGCGATAACATTCTTGAGAAAGAGGTTCTCCCACCGATCCATGCTTATGGGAATAGAACTGAATGTAGAAATCCTCAGGAACTGGAATCCATTCGGCAAGACAGAGATGCTCTTCATATGGAAGGCCTTATAGTTCGGGAACGGATTTTAGGTGCCGACAACATTGATGTTTCCCATCCCATCATTTACAGGGGAGCTGTTTATGCAGATAACATGGAATTTGAACAGTGTATCAAGTTGTGGCTTCATGCCCTGCACCTCAGACAGAAAGGTAACAGGAATACCCATAAGGATCTTCTTCGATTTGCCCAAGTTTTTTCACAGATGATACATTTGAATGAAACTGTGAAGGCCCCAGACATCGAATGTGTTTTGAGATGCAGTGTTTTGGAAATAGAACAAAGTATGAACAGAGTAAAAAATATTCCAGATGCTGACGTCCACAGTGCCATGGACAATTATGAGTGTAATCTCTATACCTTTCTGTATTTAGTGTGCATCTCCACCAAAACACAGTGCAGCGAAGAAGATCAGTGCAAAATTAACAAGCAGATCTACAACCTGATTCACCTCGATCCCAGAACTCGTGAAGGTTTCACCTTGCTGCATCTAGCTGTCAACTCGAATACCCCAGTTGATGATTTCCACACCAATGATGTCTGCAGCTTTCCAAATGCGCTTGTCACAAAGCTCCTGCTGGACTGTGGTGCCGAGGTGAATGCTGTGGACAATGAAGGGAACAGTGCCCTTCACATTATTGTTCAGTACAACAGGCCCATCAGTGATTTTTTGACCTTGCACTCTATCATCATTAGCCTAGTTGAAGCTGGCGCTCACACTGACATGACAAATAAACAGAATAAGACGCCGCTAGACAAAAGTACAACTGGGGTATCAGAAATACTGCTTAAAACTCAAATGAAGATGAGTCTCAAGTGCCTGGCTGCCCGGGCAGTTCGGGCTAATGACATTAACTACCAAGACCAGATCCCCAGAACTCTTGAAGAGTTTGTTGGATTTCATTAA